AGATAGCTTATGTCTGCTATTCTCCTTGCAAACCAGTAAGAAAGCCATGCCGGCAAATATCCTATCCCCCATATCCCGAATTGATATACTATGGGCTGGGCAAGAAAATGCCTTTCTGCCGCAGACCTGACTTCTTTATTCTTTTCTATTGCCATTTCCATAATTGTATTTTCTATCATAAAATCACATAAAAAAACAACACCTTTTTATACATAACACCTCTTTCTTTTTTTATTTGTATTCTCTGCTGCCTTGTGATATTCCTTTCACAAGCAAACTAAACCGTTTACCCCCTTGGGACGTCTGACCAAAAACGCTATATCTGACCTAAATTTTCATGAAAAACAGACAAAAACCAAAGATTGCCTTTTTCTCATTCACCTGCTGTGAAGGGTGCCAGCTCCAGGTCCTTTCCTGCGAGGACGAGCTTGCCGATATTATAAGTCTCGTGGATATAGTGAACTTCAGGGAGGCCGTTGATGAAAAAAGGGATGATTATGAGATTGCGTTCATAGAAGGAAGCGTCAGCAGAGAACATGAGATAAAAGAAGTTAAAAAGATACGTGAAAAGGCAAATATCGTTGTTGCACTCGGCGCATGCTCTTCAACAGGCGGACTCAACTGCCTTAAGAACAGATTTTCTATGGAAGATGTCATAAAAACTGTTTACGGAAATAAGCCAAAACATTATAAACAGTTTGAGACAATACCTGCACGGCCCATTGATGCAGTAATTCCTATAGACTACTACATCCACGGCTGTCCCATAACAAAGGCTGAATTCCTGCATGTCCTCAAATCGCTTCTTTTAGGCAAAAAACCGGAGATTCCTAATTACCCTGTATGCGTTGACTGCAAGATGGCAGGGAATATATGCGTATTTGAAAAAGGGATGACATGTGTCGGCCCGGTTACAAGGGCAGGCTGCTCCGCTATCTGCGTTACATACGGCTG
The Deltaproteobacteria bacterium genome window above contains:
- a CDS encoding NADH:ubiquinone oxidoreductase, whose amino-acid sequence is MKNRQKPKIAFFSFTCCEGCQLQVLSCEDELADIISLVDIVNFREAVDEKRDDYEIAFIEGSVSREHEIKEVKKIREKANIVVALGACSSTGGLNCLKNRFSMEDVIKTVYGNKPKHYKQFETIPARPIDAVIPIDYYIHGCPITKAEFLHVLKSLLLGKKPEIPNYPVCVDCKMAGNICVFEKGMTCVGPVTRAGCSAICVTYGCICWGCRGLVDDPNIAAHEDTLKRYGLTVDGVLRSFDLYGGWERHKEGK